One stretch of Macaca nemestrina isolate mMacNem1 chromosome 17, mMacNem.hap1, whole genome shotgun sequence DNA includes these proteins:
- the LOC105476784 gene encoding microtubule-associated proteins 1A/1B light chain 3C, with amino-acid sequence MPQADLHMEMRLVVCLAPSHRPVASLPPKRRGSGLLLIFASSLVLETFTAIRQEEVAGIRAKFPNKIPVVVERYPRETFLPLLDKTKFLVPQELTMTQFLSIIRSRMVLRATEPFYLLVNNKSLVSTSVTMAEIYRDYKDEDGFVYMTYASQETFGCLESAAPRDGSSLEDRPCSPL; translated from the exons ATGCCGCAGGCTGACCTGCATATGGAAATGAGGCTCGTGGTTTGCCTGGCGCCCAGCCACAGGCCTGTGGCCTCACTACCGCCAA AGAGGAGAGGATCTGGCCTTCTCTTGATCTTTGCTTCTTCCCTTGTGCTTGAAACATTcacagcaatcagacaagaggaaGTTGCTGGAATCCGGGCAAAGTTCCCCAACAAGATCCCGGTGGTAGTGGAGCGCTACCCCAGGGAGACGTTCCTGCCCCTGCTGGACAAAACCAAGTTCCTGGTCCCGCAGGAGCTGACCATGACCCAGTTCCTCAGCATCATCAGGAGCCGCATGGTCCTGAGAGCCACGGAACCCTTTTACTTGCTGGTGAACAACAAGAGCCTGGTCAGCACGAGCGTAACCATGGCAGAGATCTACAGAGACTACAAGGATGAGGATGGCTTCGTGTACATGACGTACGCctcccaggagacatttggcTGCCTGGAGTCAGCAGCCCCCAGGGATGGGAGCAGCCTTGAGGACAGACCCTGCAGTCCTCTCTAG